One genomic region from Drosophila busckii strain San Diego stock center, stock number 13000-0081.31 chromosome 3R, ASM1175060v1, whole genome shotgun sequence encodes:
- the LOC108603477 gene encoding neurexin-1 isoform X7: MTAHIILSCVNKMDNVDKLLSQSMPCQLAGPIERSAKLNDNANATGNAHLSSCTSAISSNLLYNKARRRRRTKTAAADEESTAHASQRSPLIVEHRRSYRVLIVTALLVSLVASFITISAGFQLDGSQNSFYTFRKWYTGLNGTLELEFKTEQPNGLVLYTDDGGTYDFFELKLVEGALRLRYNLGGGAQIITVGRELHDGHWHKVQVIRNDEQTSLIVDGVSQQRSTKGKEFQFGKFASNSDVYVGGMPNWYSSKLALLALPSVIFEPRFRGAIRNLVYADQPGGVTRRQEMKQPRDIKCGDAPCDHGEMPARERGLRGVRGNTTDACERNDPCQHGGICISTDSGPICECRNLEYDGQYCEKEKAPSEATFRGTQFLSYDLGQTGAEPIVSAQDAISFYFRTRQPNGLLFYTGHGTDYLNLALRDGGVSLTMGLANGKQEMHIKPSKVRFDDHQWHKVTVHRRIQEISSITSFCRLVTVVDDVYTDHSHIAGKFTMLSSSRVYVGGAVNPRALLGARVHNNFVGCLRKVEFSADTLNLNLIDLAKSGSKLIQVAGNVEYQCPSGDPQDPVTFTTRESHLVLPPWETGKQSSVSFKFRTKEPNGIIILATGSKQPRAKNPALIAIELLNGHIYIHLDLGSGASKVRASRRRVDDGDWHDLILRRNGRDAKVSVDGVWNDFRTPGDGTVLELDGHMYIGGVGPAYNSIAWPAAIWTATLRQGFVGCLRDLVLSGKAIDIAAFARVQDSASVKPSCHVQGNVCTGNPCLNGGSCLEGWNRPICDCSATLYGGPICGRELATLAFNGSQHMTIWLANGQGTKTQTEELVLRFKTSRPAGLLLLTSAESNSPDRLEIALVAGRIRASVRLSDREKNLLAGQSVLNDNNWHTIRFSRRASNLRLQVDGAPPVRGMLSETILGRHSTMEIRSIHLGGLFHAEEEIQMTSTMPNFVGQMQGLIFNGQRYLDIVKSLGPELSALPSATFKLTARFVNSPPGQPYHAATFRSKHSYVGLAMLKAYTSVSIDFRFKTVEPNGLLVFNGGRRNDFVAVELVNGHIHYTFDLGDGPVTMRDKSRIHMNDNRWHQVSIRRPGPKTHTLTVDDSFEIISLTGNNMHLELAGILYIGGVFKDMYSKLPGSISSRSGFEGCLASLDLGDTSPSLTNDAVVPSSLVVTGCEGPTKCSQNACANRGICVQQWNAYACECDMTSYTGPTCYDESIAYEFGNNKGMVQYTFPESAQVDTENDNIALGFITTKPDAVLLRIESATTQDYMELEIVEGNIFMVYNIGSVDLPLGEIGTKVNDNAYHVVRFSRKGGNATLQLDDYNVQALNPQSHHSTVFNTMSNIQVGGKFSRNGRTRIERPFAGVIAGLSVNKLRILDLAVERDPHITIRGDVQLVTGVLDRNDLQRMQQTLNSTRQTPASGYPGAIDDLIFSGAGSGCRGDDEDECTPPFESGSGDDLITPVYVPPTKQTTTAGQQGSNASVDRSSSNNSNSSNNNGTERACDDEDCVHGSGDYGETTEQFTSTSTAKGAECEHVFIFLTVIAPWILCKVT; the protein is encoded by the exons ATGACAGCGCATATCATACTATCGTGCGTTAATAAAATGGACAACGTTGACAAGCTGCTGTCCCAATCAATGCCATGCCAGTTGGCCGGGCCCATTGAGCGGTCCGCGAAGCTCAACGATAACGCCAACGCCACTGGCAATGCCCATCTCAGCTCCTGTACCAGCGCCATTTCCTCCAACTTGCTGTACAACAAGGCGCGTCGACGTCGAAGAActaaaactgctgctgctgatgaggaAAGCACAGCACATGCGTCGCAACGAAGTCCACTTATAGTGGAGCATCGGCGCTCGTATCGCGTGCTCATAGTCACGGCTCTGTTGGTCAGTCTGGTAGCCAGCTTTATAACGATTAGCGCTGGCTTCCAGCTGGATGGATCGCAGAACTCCTTCTATACCTTTCGCAAATGGTACACTGGCCTAAATGGCacgctggagctggagtttAAGACAGAGCAGCCAAATGGTCTCGTGCTCTATACCGACGATGGCGGCACCTATGACTTCTTTGAGCTCAAGCTGGTAGAGGGTGCGTTGCGCTTGCGCTATAATCTAGGCGGAGGTGCGCAGATAATTACCGTGGGAAGGGAACTGCACGATGGGCACTGGCACAAGGTGCAAGTGATACGTAATGATGAGCAGACCTCGCTGATTGTCGACGGCGTCTCCCAGCAGCGCTCTACCAAAGGCAAAGAGTTCCAGTTCGGCAAGTTTGCCAGCAACTCGGATGTCTACGTGGGTGGCATGCCCAACTGGTACAGCAGCAAGCTGGCGCTACTCGCTCTGCCCAGCGTCATCTTTGAGCCACGCTTTCGTGGCGCCATACGCAATCTTGTCTATGCGGATCAGCCCGGCGGAGTGACCAGACGGCAGGAGATGAAACAGCCACGTGACATAAAGTGCGGCGATGCGCCCTGCGATCACGGCGAGATGCCTGCTCGTGAAAGGGGCTTGCGG GGCGTTCGTGGGAATACAACGGATGCATGCGAGCGCAACGATCCCTGCCAGCACGGCGGCATATGCATATCCACGGATTCCGGTCCAATTTGCGAGTGTCGTAATCTCGAGTACGATGGCCAGTATTGTGAGAAGGAGAAGGCGCCATCTGAAGCAACGTTCCGTGGTACACAGTTCCTCTCGTACGATTTGGGCCAGACGGGTGCAGAGCCCATTGTTAGTGCCCAGGATGCTATATCCTTTTACTTTCGCACGCGTCAGCCCAACGGGCTGCTCTTCTACACTGGACATGGTACGGATTATCTTAACTTGGCGCTGCGCGATGGCGGTGTCTCGTTGACTATGGGTCTGGCGAATGGCAAGCAGGAGATGCATATTAAGCCCTCCAAGGTGCGCTTTGATGATCATCAATGGCACAAGGTGACGGTGCATCGGCGCATACAAGAGATCTCCTCCATCACCAGCTTCTGTCGG CTGGTTACTGTGGTGGATGATGTGTACACGGATCATTCTCACATTGCGGGAAAGTTCACTATGCTATCCTCTTCGCGCGTATATGTGGGTGGCGCCGTAAATCCTCGAGCGCTGCTTGGCGCACGTGTTCACAACAATTTTGTGGGCTGTTTACGCAAAGTAGAGTTCTCGGCAGATACGCTCAATCTGAATCTCATTGATTTGGCCAAAAGCGGTTCCAAGCTCATACAAGTGGCTGGCAATGTGGAGTATCAGTGCCCCAGCGGCGACCCCCAAGATCCGGTTACTTTCACGACGCGTGAATCTCACTTG GTGCTGCCTCCTTGGGAGACTGGCAAGCAAAGCTCTGTAAGCTTCAAGTTTCGCACTAAGGAACCCAATGGAATTATCATCCTAGCCACAGGCTCCAAGCAACCGCGTGCTAAAAAT CCCGCTTTGATTGCCATTGAGCTGCTTAATGGTCACATCTATATACATCTGGACTTGGGCTCAGGAGCTTCTAAGGTGCGCGCTTCCCGGCGACGCGTGGATGATGGCGACTGGCATGATCTTATACTGCGGCGCAATGGACGCGATGCCAAGGTGAGTGTCGATGGTGTCTGGAATGATTTTCGAACGCCTGGCGATGGGACTGTGCTCGAACTGGACGGTCATATGTACATAGGGGGCGTGGGGCCCGCCTACAACAGTATTGCCTGGCCGGCGGCCATTTGGACAGCAACATTGCGTCAGGGATTCGTGGGCTGTTTGCGTGACCTCGTACTCAGCGGCAAGGCAATCGATATAGCAGCCTTTGCACGCGTGCAGGACTCGG CCTCGGTGAAGCCCTCATGCCATGTGCAGGGCAACGTATGCACCGGCAATCCTTGCCTCAACGGCGGCAGCTGCCTGGAGGGCTGGAATCGACCCATTTGCGACTGCTCGGCCACACTCTATGGCGGACCCATTTGTGGACGTGAACTGGCCACGTTGGCCTTCAATGGCAGCCAGCACATGACTATTTGGCTGGCCAATGGACAAGGCACCAAGACACAAACCGAGGAGCTGGTGCTGCGCTTCAAGACCTCACGTCCCGCCGGACTGCTACTGCTTACAAGCGCCGAATCGAATTCACCGGATCGCCTAGAAATAGCTTTGGTTGCGGGACGCATACGGGCCAGTGTGCGGCTCAGCGATCGGGAGAAG AATCTGCTCGCTGGGCAATCAGTGTTGAACGATAATAACTGGCATACCATACGCTTCTCACGCAGAGCTTCAAATCTGCGCCTACAAGTTGACGGGGCTCCCCCCGTCAGGGgtatgttat CTGAGACAATACTTGGACGCCATAGCACTATGGAGATACGCTCCATACACTTGGGTGGTCTCTTCCACGCAGAGGAGGAAATACAAATGACATCCACCATGCCGAACTTTGTGGGACAAATGCAGGGACTCATATTCAATGGCCAGCG CTACTTGGACATAGTTAAGTCTTTGGGTCCTGAACTGTCAGCCTTGCCCAGTGCTACTTTTAAGCTAACAGCACGCTTTGTCAACTCCCCGCCAGGACAGCCATATCATGCAGCAACCTTCCGCTCCAAGCACTCCTATGTGGGCCTGGCCATGCTCAAAGCTTACACCAGCGTCTCCATAGATTTCAGATTCAAGACAGTGGAACCCAACGGACTGCTTGTATTCAATGGCGGGCGTCGCAACGATTTTGTAGCTGTGGAGTTGGTTAATGGGCACATACACTACACTTTTGATTTGGGCGATGGACCAGTCACCATGCGGGATAAGTCACGCATACATATGAACGACAATCGCTGGCATCAGGTTAGCATACGCAGGCCCGGACCCAAGACGCATACGCTGACGGTGGACGACTCCTTTGAGATTATATCGCTGACGGGCAACAATATGCATCTGGAGTTGGCGGGCATACTCTATATAGGTGGCGTCTTCAAGGACATGTACTCCAAGCTGCCGGGCTCAATATCCTCGCGTTCTGGCTTTGAAGGCTGTCTGGCCTCGCTTGATCTGGGCGATACGTCGCCTTCGCTTACCAACGATGCCGTTGTGCCCAGTTCGCTGGTGGTCACCGGCTGTGAGGGACCGACCAAGTGCAGTCAGAATGCTTGCGCCAATCGTGGCATCTGTGTGCAGCAGTGGAATGCCTATGCCTGTGAATGCGACATGACATCCTATACTGGTCCCACCTGCTATGATG AGTCCATTGCCTACGagtttggcaacaacaaggGCATGGTCCAGTACACATTCCCAGAGAGCGCTCAGGTGGATACGGAAAATGATAATATTGCCCTGGGCTTTATTACCACCAAACCGGATGCAGTGCTGCTGCGGATTGAGAGCGCCACCACTCAAGACTACATGGAGCTGGAGATAGTTGAGGGCAATATCTTTATGGTCTACAACATTGGCAGCGTGGATCTACCGCTGGGCGAAATCGGCACCAAGGTCAATGACAATGCCTATCATGTGGTGCGCTTCTCACGCAAAGGTGGTAACGCCACACTCCAACTGGATGACTATAATGTTCAGGCGCTTAATCCGCAAT CGCATCACTCGACCGTGTTTAACACCATGTCGAACATTCAAGTGGGCGGTAAATTTAGTCGCAACGGTCGCACTAGAATCGAACGTCCATTTGCCGGCGTCATTGCCGGTTTGTCGGTGAACAAATTGCGCATCTTGGACCTGGCCGTTGAGCGTGATCCTCATATCACCATACGTGGAGATGTTCAATTGGTAACTGGAGTATTAGATAGAAATGATCTGCAGAGAATGCAGCAG ACTTTGAATTCTACTCGACAGACGCCGGCAAGTGGCTATCCAGGTGCCATAGATGATTTGATATTCTCCGGTGCTGGTTCCGGTTGTCGCGGCGATGATGAGGACGAATGCACACCACCCTTCGAATCGGGCAGTGGCGATGATCTCATAACGCCTGTCTATGTGCCGCCCACCAAACAGACTACAACCGCCGGGCAGCAGGGCAGCAATGCGAGCGTtgatcgcagcagcagcaacaacagcaactcaagCAATAACAATGGAACTGAACGTGCCTGCGATGATGAGGACTGTGTGCATGGCTCTGGGGATTATGGCGAGACCACAGAGCAATTCACATCGACTAGCACGGCCAAGGGTGCAG AATGTGAACACGTCTTCATATTTCTGACTGTGATTGCGCCATGGATACTCTGTAAAGTTACATAA
- the LOC108603477 gene encoding neurexin-1 isoform X8, with product MTAHIILSCVNKMDNVDKLLSQSMPCQLAGPIERSAKLNDNANATGNAHLSSCTSAISSNLLYNKARRRRRTKTAAADEESTAHASQRSPLIVEHRRSYRVLIVTALLVSLVASFITISAGFQLDGSQNSFYTFRKWYTGLNGTLELEFKTEQPNGLVLYTDDGGTYDFFELKLVEGALRLRYNLGGGAQIITVGRELHDGHWHKVQVIRNDEQTSLIVDGVSQQRSTKGKEFQFGKFASNSDVYVGGMPNWYSSKLALLALPSVIFEPRFRGAIRNLVYADQPGGVTRRQEMKQPRDIKCGDAPCDHGEMPARERGLRGVRGNTTDACERNDPCQHGGICISTDSGPICECRNLEYDGQYCEKEKAPSEATFRGTQFLSYDLGQTGAEPIVSAQDAISFYFRTRQPNGLLFYTGHGTDYLNLALRDGGVSLTMGLANGKQEMHIKPSKVRFDDHQWHKVTVHRRIQEISSITSFCRLVTVVDDVYTDHSHIAGKFTMLSSSRVYVGGAVNPRALLGARVHNNFVGCLRKVEFSADTLNLNLIDLAKSGSKLIQVAGNVEYQCPSGDPQDPVTFTTRESHLVLPPWETGKQSSVSFKFRTKEPNGIIILATGSKQPRAKNPALIAIELLNGHIYIHLDLGSGASKVRASRRRVDDGDWHDLILRRNGRDAKVSVDGVWNDFRTPGDGTVLELDGHMYIGGVGPAYNSIAWPAAIWTATLRQGFVGCLRDLVLSGKAIDIAAFARVQDSASVKPSCHVQGNVCTGNPCLNGGSCLEGWNRPICDCSATLYGGPICGRELATLAFNGSQHMTIWLANGQGTKTQTEELVLRFKTSRPAGLLLLTSAESNSPDRLEIALVAGRIRASVRLSDREKNLLAGQSVLNDNNWHTIRFSRRASNLRLQVDGAPPVRGMLSETILGRHSTMEIRSIHLGGLFHAEEEIQMTSTMPNFVGQMQGLIFNGQRYLDIVKSLGPELSALPSATFKLTARFVNSPPGQPYHAATFRSKHSYVGLAMLKAYTSVSIDFRFKTVEPNGLLVFNGGRRNDFVAVELVNGHIHYTFDLGDGPVTMRDKSRIHMNDNRWHQVSIRRPGPKTHTLTVDDSFEIISLTGNNMHLELAGILYIGGVFKDMYSKLPGSISSRSGFEGCLASLDLGDTSPSLTNDAVVPSSLVVTGCEGPTKCSQNACANRGICVQQWNAYACECDMTSYTGPTCYDESIAYEFGNNKGMVQYTFPESAQVDTENDNIALGFITTKPDAVLLRIESATTQDYMELEIVEGNIFMVYNIGSVDLPLGEIGTKVNDNAYHVVRFSRKGGNATLQLDDYNVQALNPQSHHSTVFNTMSNIQVGGKFSRNGRTRIERPFAGVIAGLSVNKLRILDLAVERDPHITIRGDVQLVTGVLDRNDLQRMQQTPASGYPGAIDDLIFSGAGSGCRGDDEDECTPPFESGSGDDLITPVYVPPTKQTTTAGQQGSNASVDRSSSNNSNSSNNNGTERACDDEDCVHGSGDYGETTEQFTSTSTAKGAECEHVFIFLTVIAPWILCKVT from the exons ATGACAGCGCATATCATACTATCGTGCGTTAATAAAATGGACAACGTTGACAAGCTGCTGTCCCAATCAATGCCATGCCAGTTGGCCGGGCCCATTGAGCGGTCCGCGAAGCTCAACGATAACGCCAACGCCACTGGCAATGCCCATCTCAGCTCCTGTACCAGCGCCATTTCCTCCAACTTGCTGTACAACAAGGCGCGTCGACGTCGAAGAActaaaactgctgctgctgatgaggaAAGCACAGCACATGCGTCGCAACGAAGTCCACTTATAGTGGAGCATCGGCGCTCGTATCGCGTGCTCATAGTCACGGCTCTGTTGGTCAGTCTGGTAGCCAGCTTTATAACGATTAGCGCTGGCTTCCAGCTGGATGGATCGCAGAACTCCTTCTATACCTTTCGCAAATGGTACACTGGCCTAAATGGCacgctggagctggagtttAAGACAGAGCAGCCAAATGGTCTCGTGCTCTATACCGACGATGGCGGCACCTATGACTTCTTTGAGCTCAAGCTGGTAGAGGGTGCGTTGCGCTTGCGCTATAATCTAGGCGGAGGTGCGCAGATAATTACCGTGGGAAGGGAACTGCACGATGGGCACTGGCACAAGGTGCAAGTGATACGTAATGATGAGCAGACCTCGCTGATTGTCGACGGCGTCTCCCAGCAGCGCTCTACCAAAGGCAAAGAGTTCCAGTTCGGCAAGTTTGCCAGCAACTCGGATGTCTACGTGGGTGGCATGCCCAACTGGTACAGCAGCAAGCTGGCGCTACTCGCTCTGCCCAGCGTCATCTTTGAGCCACGCTTTCGTGGCGCCATACGCAATCTTGTCTATGCGGATCAGCCCGGCGGAGTGACCAGACGGCAGGAGATGAAACAGCCACGTGACATAAAGTGCGGCGATGCGCCCTGCGATCACGGCGAGATGCCTGCTCGTGAAAGGGGCTTGCGG GGCGTTCGTGGGAATACAACGGATGCATGCGAGCGCAACGATCCCTGCCAGCACGGCGGCATATGCATATCCACGGATTCCGGTCCAATTTGCGAGTGTCGTAATCTCGAGTACGATGGCCAGTATTGTGAGAAGGAGAAGGCGCCATCTGAAGCAACGTTCCGTGGTACACAGTTCCTCTCGTACGATTTGGGCCAGACGGGTGCAGAGCCCATTGTTAGTGCCCAGGATGCTATATCCTTTTACTTTCGCACGCGTCAGCCCAACGGGCTGCTCTTCTACACTGGACATGGTACGGATTATCTTAACTTGGCGCTGCGCGATGGCGGTGTCTCGTTGACTATGGGTCTGGCGAATGGCAAGCAGGAGATGCATATTAAGCCCTCCAAGGTGCGCTTTGATGATCATCAATGGCACAAGGTGACGGTGCATCGGCGCATACAAGAGATCTCCTCCATCACCAGCTTCTGTCGG CTGGTTACTGTGGTGGATGATGTGTACACGGATCATTCTCACATTGCGGGAAAGTTCACTATGCTATCCTCTTCGCGCGTATATGTGGGTGGCGCCGTAAATCCTCGAGCGCTGCTTGGCGCACGTGTTCACAACAATTTTGTGGGCTGTTTACGCAAAGTAGAGTTCTCGGCAGATACGCTCAATCTGAATCTCATTGATTTGGCCAAAAGCGGTTCCAAGCTCATACAAGTGGCTGGCAATGTGGAGTATCAGTGCCCCAGCGGCGACCCCCAAGATCCGGTTACTTTCACGACGCGTGAATCTCACTTG GTGCTGCCTCCTTGGGAGACTGGCAAGCAAAGCTCTGTAAGCTTCAAGTTTCGCACTAAGGAACCCAATGGAATTATCATCCTAGCCACAGGCTCCAAGCAACCGCGTGCTAAAAAT CCCGCTTTGATTGCCATTGAGCTGCTTAATGGTCACATCTATATACATCTGGACTTGGGCTCAGGAGCTTCTAAGGTGCGCGCTTCCCGGCGACGCGTGGATGATGGCGACTGGCATGATCTTATACTGCGGCGCAATGGACGCGATGCCAAGGTGAGTGTCGATGGTGTCTGGAATGATTTTCGAACGCCTGGCGATGGGACTGTGCTCGAACTGGACGGTCATATGTACATAGGGGGCGTGGGGCCCGCCTACAACAGTATTGCCTGGCCGGCGGCCATTTGGACAGCAACATTGCGTCAGGGATTCGTGGGCTGTTTGCGTGACCTCGTACTCAGCGGCAAGGCAATCGATATAGCAGCCTTTGCACGCGTGCAGGACTCGG CCTCGGTGAAGCCCTCATGCCATGTGCAGGGCAACGTATGCACCGGCAATCCTTGCCTCAACGGCGGCAGCTGCCTGGAGGGCTGGAATCGACCCATTTGCGACTGCTCGGCCACACTCTATGGCGGACCCATTTGTGGACGTGAACTGGCCACGTTGGCCTTCAATGGCAGCCAGCACATGACTATTTGGCTGGCCAATGGACAAGGCACCAAGACACAAACCGAGGAGCTGGTGCTGCGCTTCAAGACCTCACGTCCCGCCGGACTGCTACTGCTTACAAGCGCCGAATCGAATTCACCGGATCGCCTAGAAATAGCTTTGGTTGCGGGACGCATACGGGCCAGTGTGCGGCTCAGCGATCGGGAGAAG AATCTGCTCGCTGGGCAATCAGTGTTGAACGATAATAACTGGCATACCATACGCTTCTCACGCAGAGCTTCAAATCTGCGCCTACAAGTTGACGGGGCTCCCCCCGTCAGGGgtatgttat CTGAGACAATACTTGGACGCCATAGCACTATGGAGATACGCTCCATACACTTGGGTGGTCTCTTCCACGCAGAGGAGGAAATACAAATGACATCCACCATGCCGAACTTTGTGGGACAAATGCAGGGACTCATATTCAATGGCCAGCG CTACTTGGACATAGTTAAGTCTTTGGGTCCTGAACTGTCAGCCTTGCCCAGTGCTACTTTTAAGCTAACAGCACGCTTTGTCAACTCCCCGCCAGGACAGCCATATCATGCAGCAACCTTCCGCTCCAAGCACTCCTATGTGGGCCTGGCCATGCTCAAAGCTTACACCAGCGTCTCCATAGATTTCAGATTCAAGACAGTGGAACCCAACGGACTGCTTGTATTCAATGGCGGGCGTCGCAACGATTTTGTAGCTGTGGAGTTGGTTAATGGGCACATACACTACACTTTTGATTTGGGCGATGGACCAGTCACCATGCGGGATAAGTCACGCATACATATGAACGACAATCGCTGGCATCAGGTTAGCATACGCAGGCCCGGACCCAAGACGCATACGCTGACGGTGGACGACTCCTTTGAGATTATATCGCTGACGGGCAACAATATGCATCTGGAGTTGGCGGGCATACTCTATATAGGTGGCGTCTTCAAGGACATGTACTCCAAGCTGCCGGGCTCAATATCCTCGCGTTCTGGCTTTGAAGGCTGTCTGGCCTCGCTTGATCTGGGCGATACGTCGCCTTCGCTTACCAACGATGCCGTTGTGCCCAGTTCGCTGGTGGTCACCGGCTGTGAGGGACCGACCAAGTGCAGTCAGAATGCTTGCGCCAATCGTGGCATCTGTGTGCAGCAGTGGAATGCCTATGCCTGTGAATGCGACATGACATCCTATACTGGTCCCACCTGCTATGATG AGTCCATTGCCTACGagtttggcaacaacaaggGCATGGTCCAGTACACATTCCCAGAGAGCGCTCAGGTGGATACGGAAAATGATAATATTGCCCTGGGCTTTATTACCACCAAACCGGATGCAGTGCTGCTGCGGATTGAGAGCGCCACCACTCAAGACTACATGGAGCTGGAGATAGTTGAGGGCAATATCTTTATGGTCTACAACATTGGCAGCGTGGATCTACCGCTGGGCGAAATCGGCACCAAGGTCAATGACAATGCCTATCATGTGGTGCGCTTCTCACGCAAAGGTGGTAACGCCACACTCCAACTGGATGACTATAATGTTCAGGCGCTTAATCCGCAAT CGCATCACTCGACCGTGTTTAACACCATGTCGAACATTCAAGTGGGCGGTAAATTTAGTCGCAACGGTCGCACTAGAATCGAACGTCCATTTGCCGGCGTCATTGCCGGTTTGTCGGTGAACAAATTGCGCATCTTGGACCTGGCCGTTGAGCGTGATCCTCATATCACCATACGTGGAGATGTTCAATTGGTAACTGGAGTATTAGATAGAAATGATCTGCAGAGAATGCAGCAG ACGCCGGCAAGTGGCTATCCAGGTGCCATAGATGATTTGATATTCTCCGGTGCTGGTTCCGGTTGTCGCGGCGATGATGAGGACGAATGCACACCACCCTTCGAATCGGGCAGTGGCGATGATCTCATAACGCCTGTCTATGTGCCGCCCACCAAACAGACTACAACCGCCGGGCAGCAGGGCAGCAATGCGAGCGTtgatcgcagcagcagcaacaacagcaactcaagCAATAACAATGGAACTGAACGTGCCTGCGATGATGAGGACTGTGTGCATGGCTCTGGGGATTATGGCGAGACCACAGAGCAATTCACATCGACTAGCACGGCCAAGGGTGCAG AATGTGAACACGTCTTCATATTTCTGACTGTGATTGCGCCATGGATACTCTGTAAAGTTACATAA